The sequence ATGACTACATGTTGTTTGGCTTTGTCGCAAATAATTTTCTCCGTGCCAGCAATTGCGCGCACAATAAACGCGACTGAGTAAAGATTGTAGCATAACGATAAGAATATAATGGGTCGCTCGGGGTACTTGAATCTTGAAGTGTCTATAGCAAACGTTAGTACAGTGATCGCAGTAGAGATGAAACACAACACAGACCAAACCGTGACCCAACTCTCTACAAACCGTCGGTTGTCGGAGGTGTAATAGACGTCCTCGCCGCATCTAGGAACACACATCGTCTCCTCATATTTATCCACAGAAACAAACTTTTTCTTTAACCTGTTTTTGGTGTTGTTAGTGCACAATTCCTTTGCGGAGATAATTCTCGAGAAAGTCACGTTTGGATTTATTAGACCCGTGCCAGACTCCGTTGTTGGAGAAAGCGATGGCCGCTCACCTCCCAATGAAAGGGTCCCCAACCGCTCCAAAACCTCGCGATACTTGGGGTCCATGGTATCGAGGGTTTTCAAAAATTCGGTCATGTTCACAGGACTGTGATGCATATTGGGCGCAGCCATACACAATTTGCTGGTGTCGCTCTTAGCTCGGGGGTCGCCTTGAACCGGCATTCGATTACAGTCGAGAGTGTCAGGCCAGTCGAATCCAAATTTCTTCATTACTGGGGTGCAGCCATCTCGTGCTGCTACGCACATCGACTGGCAGGAGTAAAGTGGATGGTCGAGTCCCTCGGAGCACATCGGCGCGAAGACCGAGCACAGAAAGAACCGTAACTGCGGCGCGCAGTTCACCGCCACAAGCGGAGCGAATTCTTGAATCTTCATTTCGGCGTCCTCTTCGTTTTCTTGACCTAAGAAGTTGGGGAAGCTTGTCGTGTTGTAACCTATGTTGGCGCAAAGGGTAATCGTAATTTTCtggcatttttgttttttcccctCTAATACAGGCAAGCAAAGCAAAAAGACGAGAAGAGAGCGCACAAAACTTCTGAAAACAGGCGCTGGTGTCGTTTGGTGCTTCATCGTGCGGTTCTTTGTTGTATGTTCAACTGAATGTTGTCAGTCACTTTACTAGTGAATAACCGCAACTACTAGCAATCTTCATTGAATTTTCTCATTCGTTATTTTCTTTAACATTGTCAATATCAAGCCCGTGCATGCGCACCCGCCTATCAAGCTGTCCATCAAACCTTTGTTTCGCCGGCAGCTGGTTTGTTTCAAAGGGCTGGCCCGATGTCTAAAGCCAATCAGACGTCGTTAATTCTTGATCACAGGCTTCCGCTGGTGGTTTGAATGGAAAGCGCTACGACACAATTTGCGGTCTTTGTTAGGCCGTACTTGTACCAATAACAACACCACGTCCAGCGGAAATTGGGTCGATTTTAGCAAATTCAGGATGCGCTGTTGGGGCTAAAGATTTCAACAAGTTATTAAAATGCATTTATGCAATGTTTTTCAATTATCGCCGCAAAACGTTTTCCCTCAGGAATTCTTATTAACCTCTGTTTCGGATTTTGCTGTTTGGCGATAACATGATCTAGCGATCCCGATACCACATAGGAGGAGGACGTACAAATAGTTACAGGAGCAACGAAGTTTCAAGATTTATCGGATAAACCCGCTAAATATCTAATCTTAAGTCTTAAGTTGGAGGCAAATCAAAAAGATGCTAATAAACTCTTCAGACCGAGCTAATGAGGCGTGATTATTAGCGATAAGTTATTCAAGTTTTTCATGGCACTTGTCATTCAGCCTTAAGTCGGTATCGTTTCTTTTTTCTGCTTTATTCTGACAAGGCGTGACATCAAAGGACTCTTTGAAGAACTGGCTTTCCGCCTGAACAAACATCCAATTCTCTCGCAATTATAAAGTGGAAGGCCACAAATAGAATTCTTGTGGCATCATTGTGAAGGCAATTGTGCATAAAACCGAGCGATTAAAAGCAAATTTGACGAAAGAGGGCTCTTCTGCGAAAGCAAGACTGTGGCTCTCTGCTTATTGTTTCATTATCGCTTAAATTGGCACAATAAAACTTAAACAAGGCAACAAAACACGGTCAAATTCGCTGGCTAATTGAATAGCTGCTCCAAAGATATCGAAGTTCGATATTGGCTTTCATAAATCCACGTTGATAGAAAGcatcttttttttaactgataaaataaaagaacttgCGGGTGTCATGAACTTTGTGGCTTAACGATGCTTTCTCTTAAGTTGCTTTGATTCATTGATTCCAAACATAGCTTTATCACTAAAAGGTTTCAACAAAAGAAAGGCCGATGTTTTGATTTGGTCTCTTAACGTTGTAACTAAGCCCTTGACATGTTTTGAAAACCCTCGCGATCTTTGATTTCTTTACATATACTTCAAAATATTGCCTCGGAGGGCATAAAAGCATAATCCATAACTGATCTATTTAATTTTAGTTCAGAATATCGCTGTATTTGTTTGCCTTGCATACTAATTGTTAATCATCGAGTGAAATACTTCAACCTTGTTCTTTTTAACTTGGTCTGAATGTCGTGCCGAGTCCATCACTCTGAACGTCGCTCCAAGAAAGATCCGGAAACGAGGTTGGTTAATTTGCATTCGACGAGACATTCAATTTGAACAAGAAATTAATTTCAGTTAAAAGAATTGTTACCCGTTTTGTGGACAGCAACTTAAAAGGAATCTTTGACATGACACAATGCAGCTGCGAGCTATTGAAAAACTTACCTTGCTTTAATTCCCCCTGCTTATCAGCTTAGAGTACATTCAAATGACGCTGATGTGTTCTTTGCGTATGTAACATATTTCATGGCTACGTGAGGGAATTCTGCCTGGACGAGAACTTATTGAAGAGAACACCGCGCAAATAAAACAAGGAAATGTAGGGCTTTTGTCGTTCTAAATACTACATACTTTGTAGTGCTCTTATAACTAATTCAATTATTCAATTAAAAGAAAGGAGAAGTAGAAATCCCCAGGTTCTCTAGGGTCATAATTTATCAAAATCAATTATCGACTTTCAGAGAGTTAAAAACTTTGATTTGAACATAGTAGACTATGATTTGAACGAGATACTTAGCACCGCTGAAAgaagtggaaaaaaataatttccacCAGCTGTCGCTCAAAACGATCCAGTTTTCTGTTTGAGCACTTAACGAATACACTTCCTATTTTTTTAAGTATGACTGAGCAAATAGGGTACTTGTTAAAAGCAGAAAACAAGACAGAGTTTGCGGCACGACTGGAGAGGCTCTCTGCCTCGGGCGAAAACCAATGTCTGCCTCCTAATTAAGATCCAATAACAAAAATACCCTCCCAATGCTAAAGTACCGCAATATTTCTTAACCCGTAACACGATATTTTCTCTCTCTATCCAAGGACTGAtgttaaacagaaaaaaaaggccGCTTTCAGTGTGGCTGTCATCTGTCTTCCTTCTATTTCCAAAacgtaatattaataataagtaaacaaaattgttttcGGTTCTCTCGtgacttttttttctgtgctcTCCTGGGAGGTTGTCCAGGGTCAAATATCTGAAATGTGGCAAATGTGTCTTATCTTTTGATTCGATAGACCTATTGAAAGACTTACCAAAAAGATCACCTTCCGATGATAATAACGGCGACTGAGCGGTTTTTGGCGGCTATTTTGGGGCTTTTTTCCACCCTTTCATACCTAATCAGCTAAATCGGTTAGTTCTAGGCACTGTGTTGCAATTTTGTCACAAAGCATATCAATGCTGGCCTACGATGGCCAGATTTAATTAGATGTACATTCCAGCGTCCTTCTCTGAAAATCATGGTAATGTATTAATAATTGCTTGCAATCTCTTTACATGGAAGTTGATGGAGATGCGATGAATCGTTTGTGCCTCACAAGCCACGGATCTGTGAATAAAGAAAGCCGCCACGCACGTTTACGGTTTCTTATTCCCGTTTCGGCATTTTTACTTTCCGTTTCCCGTGTAGATTTTCATTGCCTTTTCTCTGAGCCTTTGTCTCTCTTTTTAAAGTGATTCAAACATCTAAGGACTAAAGTTACCGCTTAGATGGAGGACAGTGCTTTGTAAGTTCTGGCAAAAATGTTCGGATTGCTCAAAAGAAGAAGACCATTGTGGGTCAGACTGATTGTAAATCAAATCAGTCATACGGAGACTGAAATAAAGGAAAACTGAGTCGTACGCGAACAGCGTTGCGCTCTAAAGCAAAAAATGCCCGGCGAGGGAAAGTCCCACACCTTACCTCAAAAAAGGAAATTCCCGAACTGAAAATTATGACAGAATCACCCTTGAAGCTAGAAAATGTTCCaaacctttttcctttttgctttcgAACTGTACGTACCTAACGGTATGAAGAGTATGAAGGCatacaaaaaacgaaaaagattACGTAAATACATGGCTCACTTCTGAtgacaattaaaaacaaaaacaaataacaaggAAATGAAGGAAATCCTTGCGTCATGCTGTGAATTGTCAAACCTCAACCAAGCAAACACGTAgagtgctgtctttgtaataaCACCTGCAGGTTCTTAGCCTCATTGTCGAGTTTCCAAAGGATAAAACTATGatatcaatttgtttgaaataaaacaacccAACGGGTTAGCGAACGCAGGAGAAAGGGAAGTTGTTATACCTCAGGCTCTGCATATCACAGTTGTAAAATACGCTACATAAATGCTATTTAATTACCaccaataataacaataataattaaaaaaatgcatctgAAGCCTTAtaaaaaacaaagctttcaacTCTCACAAAGGGAAACTCAATATTCTTTAATGGAAAACGTTTGTTTCCTTGTCGACTCCTGAACTGAAATACCGATCTTGTGAAATTCTCTGGACATGCAAACTTCTCGATCCTGACAGATTCTgtctctcatttctcaaatgcTCTCGAAAGTTTTGGATTATTATTTTgccgtcttttttttttaatttatgtttattaatttttttttcatttaaatgttCCAAAGTTCAGTCTTGTTAACCatatattttgcaaaattttcgtGACTCAACTTGGTCTTTTCTGTCATCAACTGTTCAAATTTTATACTTACGAGGAAATGATGTTGATACACTGAGATCTGGTCGATCATCAACTGTTCAAATTTCTAATACTcactgaaagaaagaaatttaaatgCAATTTCGAGAATGAAGAAAAAGACACTACTGGAAAACTGCGCCTTTATCCAACAAAGCTGTTTCTCGACTGTACGTCAGTTGAAATGTCGGATTAAACCGTTCTTACAGTAATGCCTACTCATACCCAATTAAACGAATACGTATGAACTAGAATAACTAGAATAACTGCAATAACTCAAATGCAAACGCGAAAGGGCGAATGGTCATTCTGTGCATTTGCGCTAGTGTTGGAGAAACATTTTGCTCCACGCCACCGCAATTCAAATTGAATCTAATATGGCGTTAACCTCCTCTGTCATCTCGGCAAAACTTTGACAGGCATGGCGCTTGCGTGCCTTATCATGCTTCGGTTTGCATTGCTGCGAATGAAATTAACTGCGCGAAACCTGTGCAAAGTGTCATTTCTCTGATCAATGTACAACCCCATAATCCCCCTTATCTCGAGGAAAACTTCCGGCCCAAAATCGTCCAACTCACTCGATAACCTATCTTGGAATTTTCAGCTCATTATTTGAAGTTAATTAAATGCGTTACTAAAGAAGTAGTCTTATTAATTGCTAAAACATATTAGGTGGCGGATGGTTATCAGCTTTTGCAGAGGATTAATTGACTGGGTTGGAATCACGTCCCCAAACTATTCGggtaatgaaaaaagaaaacaataggtGTCATAAGCAGTACAGACACGTCATAGGGTTCCGGAATATTCCCAGTTTTGCAAACTTTTTTCCTCGACCCTGGAAAAAGGCACGAGCTTCTCAACTAAACTGCTTTCAACTCATTTCGATTGCAAACACCAAATTTCGATTGCAAACACCAAATCAAACACCAAACCAAATCAATCTTTCATCCACGATAAAAAAGGAATGTGATAACCGACGTGTCCTGTGTAACACATATCATTGCCCAAGCTAAGCATATTATTACAACTATCTTACCAATATATGTCGCATGAATTTATAAATACTTCTAACTGAAAACTTTGTAttcttgaaaaaataataaatcacatccGTTCATTGATTTTAAACTAACTAGTAATACGGTTAGGTTGAAAGTGTTATTAGCAAGTTTTTTCCCTTTGGTAAGAGAGGGCAACTGACACTGTCTGACTGTCCTGCGAATTGGTCGTTTCAAGACTTCTTTATCAACGGTAACAACATCTGATGTGTGAGAGTCTAAGAGAAAGCCCGTCGGAAAGCGACCGCAAATGTTACGCATCGTTCTCAACCATTTAACAAGTTGAGAGCTGGGTGAAAAGTTAAGTTCTTGCAATAGGACGCAAAACGTCGTAACACATCTGCTCTCGAACTTAATCAGCCTCATTTCCAGGGCTCTCAGCGCGAACGATGTTGCACCTTCCGTTTGGACGATGTTGCACTTTCAGTTTAGACGATGGCAACGCCCATAAAAACGCCACTTGAAAAATAAACGCCACTTGAAAAATAATCATTAACACGGACAAAGCCATTTGCGCGGGTTATTCCACTTTGTTCGTGCACTACAATGTTGGGACGTAAACAtagagaatgaaatatttacagTTGTATATTCTCACGTTGTCGCTAAAACctcaaatgtggtaatttcgcATTCCTACTTTTGACAGAGGACGGACGAAAAAGGTGCCATTGCACGTGGCTGCATTAGAATGTCTCCACATTCAACCAATATATATTAATTTGTAGCGTTTTTGTTGCATTTATCATTCTCACCATACACTACATTAAGAAATTTAACAGAGACAAAGAAGCACGATTGGTTATCCGAATAGTGACGtattttgcaactagcgatcacgtggtacaaaatccgccatgctggagggcaagctcattattattcccgcgctggcacattaaaacaaagagacctgaaccagtaaagcttgacttgcctttgttttgatgtcctggtgcgggaataataatgagcttgccctccagcatggcggattttgtaccacgtgctccttagttgcaaaaggcctattctgCCCTCTCCTTTCCAGGTTTTAGAGAGAGGACCCGGGGaacgattgtttttcctcattcaaccaatcagatcattgttttctggcgtcgtcgttgccgttgtcattgCTGAAACTCCCTATTTTCACCGGTTCCCTGTTAAATCTTTAAAATTTTACAGATGTCGGCCACGCCTTTAAACTGTGAAATACAGAAAAAGTGCACGAAAAGAGTGGATTTGCAGTTTGGCAAAAATGTTCCTTTGCCATTCGTGGGATATTCTCTGCACTCGGTTAATTTCTCTATTTTTTCTATTAATTCTTTGGAAGCCCcgccacaaaaaaaattaatctttgGGCCCATTCAATTGTTCTtctccacggaaatctttagtaaaaggcgaaagatttgtgCGTGATGAAGGAAAACCACAGCTAATAGCAAATTGTTGTTCTGAGGACTCCATTTAAAATGCCCCAGTGAGCCACGTGGGATAAAGTTTTGAATTTGGCGCAGACAAACGCTTGCCCATTGTTTGACTGTTGTGAAGTTGCCATTATCGACCTGGGGTCTgcttctcgaaagtcccgaaaagccacttgtcaaactgcaatccgcttgttttgaaaagctgatcttttaatatgtttttaatgtaagaaaaacgaAGACGATtacgaagtttgatggcttaggacctcggcgttgcgaagaccTATTTTTATATCATTTTTGATCACTTTGtcaacaatagggagtttaagaagctacgacggcaactgcaacgaaaaggtcacattaaaattgaactttgcgttaatttaagtctttttcatttcatgttggtcgcgttgtacaa is a genomic window of Acropora muricata isolate sample 2 chromosome 8, ASM3666990v1, whole genome shotgun sequence containing:
- the LOC136926824 gene encoding frizzled-4-like, coding for MKHQTTPAPVFRSFVRSLLVFLLCLPVLEGKKQKCQKITITLCANIGYNTTSFPNFLGQENEEDAEMKIQEFAPLVAVNCAPQLRFFLCSVFAPMCSEGLDHPLYSCQSMCVAARDGCTPVMKKFGFDWPDTLDCNRMPVQGDPRAKSDTSKLCMAAPNMHHSPVNMTEFLKTLDTMDPKYREVLERLGTLSLGGERPSLSPTTESGTGLINPNVTFSRIISAKELCTNNTKNRLKKKFVSVDKYEETMCVPRCGEDVYYTSDNRRFVESWVTVWSVLCFISTAITVLTFAIDTSRFKYPERPIIFLSLCYNLYSVAFIVRAIAGTEKIICDKAKQHVVMAGMNIADHVGCSVVFLMLYYFGMASALWWVVLTFAWFLAAGMKWGQEAIEAKATFFHIVAWTVPAIQTIIVLILRKVDADELSGLCYVGNSDKQNLGGYVLAPLSLYLILGTLFLLAGFIALFRIRTVLKNKDTDTNKLEKLMVRIGVFSILYTVPVTSVVACYFYEHANMERWRVHVLRCQGVERCMEGQAPSIELATVKYFMLLAVGITSNMWIWSTKTFQSWRDFYRKKCGENNAKQADKRPLTHSHNSGSSFKANQTRSAANQPYSYAFNATVLQSQSTSTAGTLMAVPSPSLPQSKTSSVAAAATV